From the genome of Nicotiana tabacum cultivar K326 chromosome 2, ASM71507v2, whole genome shotgun sequence:
TCCAAAAGGGTAGATAGAACTTACCCTTTTAGGAAATTCTGAAGTGGAAATGCTGAGATCTAAGTAATAGGGTGTCTAGATACCGAGTCGAATACATGATTGAAGCTTATGGGTTCTAGCGTCAGaatttaaataaatttataataataATTGGATTCATGGTCAAAATTTTATTTAGTGAACTTCGTAGTATAAGAGCAAAAGCTATTGGGTTCCCGTGAACATGTATGTCGAACTCTAGATCCACCCCTGTCTAGATAACATATTCTTATGAActcaaatgaaaaaaatgagctCAAGTGTGAACAGCAATTCACTTGGATCGGTCCAGTTTGGCTTAGTTTTAACTAAAGATGCTAACTTTGTGCCCATTTGCTTTGATTTTGGTGTTCTAATCATGGATCTTGAATTTGTAGGGGTCTGTGTATATTAGCACTAAGAGAAAATGGGCTACTCTATTGTTTTCATTGTCTGTAGTCTACTTCTAGTCCTTCAATTGTCAACTGTAGCCGGGAAAGGCAAAGCTATAATTGGATCTCCAAGCCTAGCTCCAGCACCAGCACCAGGTCCCGAATACACAAACCTAACCGACTTACTCTCCGTTGCTGGCCCTTTCCACACATTCCTTAACTACCTTGAATCGACAAAAGTCATCGATACTTTCCAAAGCCAAGCCAACGACACAGAAGAAGGGATCACACTCTTTGTTCCCAAAGACTCCGCCTTTGCTTCACTCAAGAAGCCTACCATTTCCAACCTCACCTCAGATAAACTCAAATCCCTTTGCCTTTTCCATGCATTGCCACATTACTACAGTCTAGCCGACTTCAAGAACCTTAGTGACATGAGCCCTATTAATACCTTTGCTGGAGGAAATTTATTTTCCTTGAACTTCACCTATGATTCAGGGACCGTTCACCTTAACtcaggatggtctagaactaaaGTTAGTAGCGCTGTTCGCACGACTTTTCCCGTTGCTGTTTATCAGGTGGACAAGGTGCTTCTTCCTGAAGCCATTTTCGGGACAGATTTACCTCCAATGCCAGCACCAGCACCAGCGCCAGAAACAGATATCGCCCCTACTGCTGATAGTCCAGCTGCTGATCAAACAGGAAAAGCTAGAGCTGCAGCCTCTCCAGATTCTTCATCGCCATCGGCTTCTCACAGGATGATGAGCTGGGGCATTTTAAATCATTTGGTTTTGGCAATTGCTGGTGGATTCTTGGTGTTATTGTAAGGAAAATGATCTTATGGGGGGGAATTTTGTTAAATTATGTTGAAAATGGTACATCTGTTTCTTATTGGTTTGATATACTCCATTCGTGATTTAGTATTGGTTATTGGTTACAATATTTTGTATACATTCATGTATCATTTTCATTTCTGATACTCCATATTCTTTCTCAATCATTCTCTGTTCTTTAGTTTTATCATTGTGGATTCTTTTCCGAAGTGCTACCAATTCAGATTTCTTCATTGATTCCATTGCTATGTTGCAAATCCTGTTCTCTAACAAACTCTTTTATAATAAGGTCAGTCCAGTTCACAAAGTATTCCGTGTTGGATCCGTGACTTTGGGGTCGGGATCCGTGGAAGAGTCGCCTCTAAGTATACAGTACTTTTTGTAGTTTCTGGATATCTATCTTTTTCCGGATAGAAATAAACATAGGATAGAACTAAAGAAATAAACATAAGATAATACGGAAATTAGACAGTTTGATtctcgtatttcatatttctgtCTTTCTATTTTATACAAAGGGAGTATTACATCTCAATCGGATACAATGTCCAAAAACTTCCTACCCTACTTCACCCATATTAGGACTTAGGAGGAAACATATCCATAACAATACCACATGTCAAAGAAGACACTCAAATGCAAtattaggaaaaaaaaaaatcacaaggTCGAGTAACAAATCGAACTTTACTTCTAAAACACAAAAGTAGGGATCAAAGTGTTTATTGCATTAGATTCAGTGGAGAAAATTGTGAATACAGGAAACTTAGTGGCTCAGACAACAATTCTGAATTTATCTTCAGTGTTTTCTTGATTAAGTTGCCTGATTACAATCCCCAAGGATTTCTTAATCTTAATCTCTAAGGTGACATTAATTTTATGTCCGGCCTCTTTAATAGCTTGAGAGAAAAGGACAAAATTTTAACAAACATACTTtaatacacacacacaaaacCATCCACTTCTTCAAAGATCTTACAACTGGAATCACATGCCATCCAATTAATCTAATAATTAATTCACGTGTAAAAAATGATAGTAAAACAAAAGAGACAGCAGCTGTTGTGAGTGGTAATTGTAGATCTCAACTAACTCATTTTTAATGTGATTTTGGAGAGGTCAACTAAAGTACGAATAGTTTACAGTAGATCTGAACAATTTTTTAAATGGATTCTTTCCTTAATAGTTTATTCTaagaaaaataacatatttttgtatttgtgaTGGCATTAGACTTTATTTCCAATTTACTCGTGATAACATGATTTTATAGTCACATAAATGTTATGGCAGTCAAACAATGTCATACAAgtagaaatgaatgaaatacaaaataaaagatTCAACAAGAATTTCTGTATTCCTTTATTTTTTATCTCTATTTCTCTGTGGTTCACAACTATGTTTAAACCATACATGAAATACTTATAACTTAGGAGAGCTACTCTCAAACAATACCATGCTCCTGAGTCCTGATCATAAGAATGTACGGTTTTCACTAGCAGTCTTTGTTCTACTGATAAACTCATCAATGGACATATTCCCCAACTCCCCAGCAAACCTAGACCTAACAGTAACAGTTTGTGTTTCTACCTCTTTGGGCCCAACTACAGCCATCAATGGTATCTTCTGCTTCTCTGCATTCCTAATGAGTTTTGGTAGGCGTTCGCCACTGCAGACCTCGACCCGAATACCACTAGCTTTTAGTTTCTTTCCCACTTCATTGCAGTACTGGAGCTGTAAACACATGCACACATAAGTCAGTCTGAGTCAccatatatatcagcagaagattatggacagataaaaatataaagaagacaaTTATTATCGACCAGTTTCAAGACATAAACTTCATCATGAAGCCTTTTGTGGTTTTTATTTGATTGTACATTACGGATCGTGATCCGTGTCATTTTAATCAAGTCAAACAGTACCATAAAGGGTTACTACAGGAGTTAGTATACTGTAAGCAGCAAATCTTTGGTCAGGGTAATAAATTAAACGTGGTTTTATGTAAATGGAAAACAAGAATTAGTCAAACAAGTATTGATTACCTGAGCATCTGTAACTGGTAAAACTCGAGCTTGGATGGGAGAAAGCCAAAGCGGAAAATCACCAGCATAGTTCTCTATGAGAACACCAAAAAAGCGCTCCAAAGATCCAAGAACTGCTCTATGGATCATGATAGGTCGCTTCCTCTCTTGATTTGAGTCAACATATGTAATGCCAAAGCGCTGGGGTAAATTGAAATCAACCTGTAGAAGTTCATGTGTCAGTGAAGGGTTACAAAGAATATAGCGAGCTTGAAACAAGAAAATGAAGAGGAACAAAAACACTTCAAGTTTGTGAATTGTTTGATCAAGCTCAAACTTGATCAGAGTTTTGCAAACAGAGACCTGTATAGTTGAGCATTGCCACTTCCTTCCAAGAGCATCCTCAATTTTCAGATCAATCTTGGGACCATAGAATGCCCCACCACCATCATCTATCTGATAGCTCCAACCTTTGTCTTCTAAAGCATCCTTAAGTGCGGACGTTGCTTTATCCCAAATCTCATCATCTCCCACAGCCTTTTCTGGCCTTGTTGAAAGGTTCACCTCATACTTGTCAAAACCAAATTGCTGTAATATTTCCTCGGTCAGGTCTAAAACACCCctgatttcatctttaatttgaTCCTCTAAACAGAAGATGTGTGCATCATCCTGCAAAATCAATAAAGGGATCACAGTAATGCATATTGCAACTACTTAGGAGTTTCCCCTGAAAGAAAGAACACTTGAAGCAGACATTTTATCAGAATCATCTCATAGATTCAATCTTTCTCAGTCCTTTTCTGAGATAGGAGAAGCATTCTACTAAGAAGAGTGTACATTACAACAATGATTATAATTTGATGATAAGCTAGGAACTCATGTTAACTATATTTCGCACTCTAATTACTACACTTTGATTATATTTGAGCCTAAGTGTTAGTACTTTGTACTTATTACGTGTATTATATTGCGTAGGATGTGATTTCGAGTGAAGAAACAAGTTTGGAGGTAAAATGGATGatttggagctttaaagtctgagtagaagcccaagaaattaagccgggatcacgtTCGCGTGGttgaggaccaagtctggatgcCAAAAGGTGAGGAAAAAAGATTACTCCGAGAAAGGTGGTAGTGCAATTTTTCTGCAGAGTGTAAAAATCAGCCCCATGAAGTTCTCCACTGGCGCGGCGCATGGGGCACTGTGCCCTGCGTCGCGCATGTGCATTTTTGTCAGAGTACTTTCCCGTTTCGGCTTGGAACGGGTAGTTCCGTCCGGACCcgttcctacatggtataaatacatcaaaaacACGATTTTCAGAGGACATTTGACCTGCGGAGGATTAGAAGAGCATTGGAGACGCTAAGGCACAAGGATTCATCATTCTTTCCTCGACTCAACActcgagtttggattgaattcatgTTTTCTTATAATTTAACTTTATTTCTGATGACtttctccatgattatggagtagtttaccttagggtttgacggatatgatgttttgattgatatttgtagATTTTAACTCTAGTGCTTTGCATGAATTcgtttatggagctttgaattgattgcaactttattcaccagtttttttaatcgaaagaggaatattttggtgattatcgtcgcattattttgtttggtttaattcCGTGTTTCttttaagtaatcgaaagagcttgttgaattgttgattaactCAAATGAGGAGAATATTCAAGAAATGTTTTCCTAAAGACTAATCTATTAACGCGTTCTTACATATTTTCACATGTTTTATATTAATTCACctcgtagagttaagatttaatcgagagaggagtcttggCTACACGTGTGAACTAATTATTGAGTGtattcgtgagaatcattagaacattagagtgaATTGAACTAGAGTTAGATCACGaatagctatcttgcacctatcttgTCACGACCCTTATTTCTCCCATTCATTATTTCGGTGTTGCTCAACTCTTATCTTTCTATGATCAATTGTTAATTGCTttagttttaataattaattttagttattagTCATTCCAACCAAAGTGTTAATCATCCTGAATAGCGATAAACCAGAAATTACTTGAACATTGTCTAAATCCGATCCCTttggagacgataattaaactatactatctttggctagcgagcatcaatttcgtgTTGTGTTCTGCGCTCGTCATAATTATAAATGTGAAACTAAAATCTCCTGCTGTGGTGGAGAAGATTACAAACGGGTAAAAAGTAAAACGGTTAACAACTCCCCACCACCAATTCCTAATGCAGGGCAAAGGAGTTCTATATTGGTCTTTCACAAAGGCTGAAGTATCACGTTAAAAGATCTAGTAATAGCAGGTTAGAAGCTGAACCTCCACAGCATCACAGGTAATACACTCACACGGGTCCTTTTACTTTTTTAGGGGATCCTCTTGGAAAGTCATTGGCATGAATAGAGGAGATAATGCGACTTGGCTCCAGCGTCAGATTGCAGAATTATGAACGTTTCAAAAATTCTGGTTATATCTTTTGGGAAAGATTACAAATCCATTAAATTCTGCATTGGGTATAATTCGCAAGAAAGGTGTGACAAGCAAAGAGCACAAGGCAAAATTTTGGGACCCAGTTAATAGCTGATCTGGAAGAGATGGAAAAACACCAAACAATAATGACAAAAACAGAGTAGAGAGAAAAAGAATATCAAAGCAATCTGGAGCGGTATAAGAGTAACAACCTAGAGGTCCCAAGTTCCAATCCCAACTACAACACTCTACGTGATTTGCTCCAGACTTGATCAGTAGGATTACTTGGCATGTGTGTGTGGGCTATAGCAGGCTGCCTGGTGAATTAGGTGCAAGCAAATTTGCTCAGACACCAAtgttaaagaaaaaaagaagaaagaatatcAAAGTAATCTAATGAAGTGTCCTCAATTATACCAGGCGCTTCCTTTGTGTGTGCATGTGAGTGCGTGTTTTTCCTCTCTCTCCCTTTTCTTGCAGTTCTTTGTATATGATTTGAGGGTGATGGAAACTTTTATGGGGTACATTATGGTTCCTAAATTTCTTCTGGAAGAAATTTCGTGCTCAGAGggtaataaaattttatttaccaaaaaaaaaaaaaaaaatggcctTTCTGGTGTCATAAACACCACCCTTCCTGGAGCTTTTTCCCCTTGGATGCCCAAttaaacatttgacctaataaaAAGAAACTAACGATAAATGATCCGCGGTTCTCTTAATTGTGAAACTTTTCATGTTTACAAGAAATGCCAAACATTTCAGCCAATACAAAAGATCAGGTGTTGAGACTCAAGATGGTACCTCAAATCCCTAAAGAGAGAACAGATTTATTTGTTCAATCACATTAGGTATTTTCTCTATGCCAGAGAGAACCCAAAGCAGACCAAGACAAGAATCCTAGCCTCCAAGAGGAGAAGACAGATCACTTCTATCAACTATAACAAGTATGTTGTGCTCCACAACAATTGTTTACAGGAAATGCATCTTCATTCGTTCATATTATTGGTGCATAAGCAGTAGGTCATCGTGGTTACTGCACAgggaaaaacaaataaaatgCTATACCCATTTTGTCCACCCTTTCCTCCATTTCTTCTCTTTCAGACAATTGAATGCAATAACCACTCACATTTAGGGATGATAATCTAAATCCAAGATACAGATGTTCAGgtaaatgaaaatatatatttgaaaacaTACCTGAGTAAAACCTCTTACACGGAAAAGGCCATGTAAGCTTCCAGATAACTCATATCTATACACTGTTCCAAGCTCTGCAACTCTGATTGGAAAATCCCGATAAGAGTGTAACTGCCTCTTATAGACCAATACATGATAAGGGCAGTTCATTGGTCGAAGCTGATAAAGCTCTTCCTCAATCTCCATCTGATCAAACATATTCTCTTTGTAGAAATCCAGATGACCGCTAATCTTCCAAAGATCTGCCTTAGCTACATGAGGAGTATAGAGCAAATCATAGCCCCGCTGCATATGAATCTTTTTCCATGTGTCTTCTATTATGTGCCTAATAATAGCTCCTTTGGGATGCCAGAACACTAAGCCTCCACCAGCTTCATC
Proteins encoded in this window:
- the LOC107792707 gene encoding threonine--tRNA ligase, chloroplastic/mitochondrial 2 isoform X1 — protein: MKYVGALGKTMALSLSSRPSLFTSSIKNTLSCFPIRQFRNSFFVLYPSKNCSSTRNKLLRCRSNSFSTHAVATDSSEAPAAASATDERTNGEAAVEKIVLPTNESSDTLLRVRHTCAHVMAMAVQKLYPNAKVTIGPWIENGFYYDFDMDPLTDRDLKRIKKEMDRIISRNLPLVREEVSRDEAQRRIMAINEPYKVEILESIKEEPITIYHIGNEWWDLCAGPHVETTGKINKKAVELESVAGAYWRGDVKKPMLQRIYGTAWENEDQLKAYLHFKEEAKRRDHRRLGQDLDLFSIQDEAGGGLVFWHPKGAIIRHIIEDTWKKIHMQRGYDLLYTPHVAKADLWKISGHLDFYKENMFDQMEIEEELYQLRPMNCPYHVLVYKRQLHSYRDFPIRVAELGTVYRYELSGSLHGLFRVRGFTQDDAHIFCLEDQIKDEIRGVLDLTEEILQQFGFDKYEVNLSTRPEKAVGDDEIWDKATSALKDALEDKGWSYQIDDGGGAFYGPKIDLKIEDALGRKWQCSTIQVDFNLPQRFGITYVDSNQERKRPIMIHRAVLGSLERFFGVLIENYAGDFPLWLSPIQARVLPVTDAQLQYCNEVGKKLKASGIRVEVCSGERLPKLIRNAEKQKIPLMAVVGPKEVETQTVTVRSRFAGELGNMSIDEFISRTKTASENRTFL
- the LOC107792707 gene encoding threonine--tRNA ligase, chloroplastic/mitochondrial 2 isoform X2 — encoded protein: MAMAVQKLYPNAKVTIGPWIENGFYYDFDMDPLTDRDLKRIKKEMDRIISRNLPLVREEVSRDEAQRRIMAINEPYKVEILESIKEEPITIYHIGNEWWDLCAGPHVETTGKINKKAVELESVAGAYWRGDVKKPMLQRIYGTAWENEDQLKAYLHFKEEAKRRDHRRLGQDLDLFSIQDEAGGGLVFWHPKGAIIRHIIEDTWKKIHMQRGYDLLYTPHVAKADLWKISGHLDFYKENMFDQMEIEEELYQLRPMNCPYHVLVYKRQLHSYRDFPIRVAELGTVYRYELSGSLHGLFRVRGFTQDDAHIFCLEDQIKDEIRGVLDLTEEILQQFGFDKYEVNLSTRPEKAVGDDEIWDKATSALKDALEDKGWSYQIDDGGGAFYGPKIDLKIEDALGRKWQCSTIQVDFNLPQRFGITYVDSNQERKRPIMIHRAVLGSLERFFGVLIENYAGDFPLWLSPIQARVLPVTDAQLQYCNEVGKKLKASGIRVEVCSGERLPKLIRNAEKQKIPLMAVVGPKEVETQTVTVRSRFAGELGNMSIDEFISRTKTASENRTFL
- the LOC107792706 gene encoding fasciclin-like arabinogalactan protein 7, producing MGYSIVFIVCSLLLVLQLSTVAGKGKAIIGSPSLAPAPAPGPEYTNLTDLLSVAGPFHTFLNYLESTKVIDTFQSQANDTEEGITLFVPKDSAFASLKKPTISNLTSDKLKSLCLFHALPHYYSLADFKNLSDMSPINTFAGGNLFSLNFTYDSGTVHLNSGWSRTKVSSAVRTTFPVAVYQVDKVLLPEAIFGTDLPPMPAPAPAPETDIAPTADSPAADQTGKARAAASPDSSSPSASHRMMSWGILNHLVLAIAGGFLVLL